GAGTGTGCTGGAGCTCACTCTGTCCACCGCCTCACAACTCTGATGGTTGGAGAGGTGCCCGGTGCGGGAGTCGATGCGCTGCTTGAGGTGCCATGGGTAGGGGCCATGGCGGAGCATATCTTTGTCGTGATTGGTCTCGAGAAATAGCAGTTCGCAGCCTTGAAGCCGTTGTTCGAGGAGTTGTGTGACGATGCCGGTGTCGGTGCACAGGGCGGCACTGTGTTCGCCATCGTCGAACACATAGGCAACCGCTTCGGCCGCGTCGTGAGACGTTGCGACCGGCGTGACCCTGAAAGCACCGAATCGTCGTGTTCTGCCCGAATACAGCTCTCCGCCACCGACGCTGCGCACATCGATCTTCGACCATGTGCCGGGAGTGGTCCAGACCGGCGCTGCGTGATGGCGACGGAGATAGACATCGAGGCCGCGAACGTGGTCGGAGTGTTCGTGAGTGAGGAGGATCGCGTCGATCTCGTCCGGCGCCTTTCCGAACGCCTCGAGCCGCTTACTCACCTGCAGGGCCGAGATGCCGACATCGACCAGAATCGAAGTTTCTCCCGAACAAATCAACACGGCGTTGCCCGAGGAACCGGAGGCGAGGACCAGAATCTCCACCGTCAAGCTCCGGTCGATCCGAAGCCGCCGTCGCCACGGTTTGAAACGCTCAAGATATCAGATTCGGTAAACAGCGCTCGGACCACCGGCGTGATCAGGAGCTGTGCAATTCGGTCCCCCCGGTGAATCGAAACCGGTTCGCCGCCGAGATTGACCATCAGCACCTTGAGCTCGCCACGGTAGTCACTATCAATTGTCCCTGGCGCGTTGACGATGGTCAGCCCGACCTTGATCGCGAGACCTGA
This genomic stretch from Acidobacteriota bacterium harbors:
- a CDS encoding MBL fold metallo-hydrolase, with protein sequence MEILVLASGSSGNAVLICSGETSILVDVGISALQVSKRLEAFGKAPDEIDAILLTHEHSDHVRGLDVYLRRHHAAPVWTTPGTWSKIDVRSVGGGELYSGRTRRFGAFRVTPVATSHDAAEAVAYVFDDGEHSAALCTDTGIVTQLLEQRLQGCELLFLETNHDKDMLRHGPYPWHLKQRIDSRTGHLSNHQSCEAVDRVSSSTLKAVVGMHLSAENNCPNLVRDGLRSAVGNGVLVGAVTREEMFRAFLDGSGVRFERRQIPSAGTNGT
- the dut gene encoding dUTP diphosphatase, with the translated sequence MTIEVRIQRLPHGEGLPLPTYATDGAAGADLRAAVDAELVLVPGERTAVPTGLAVEIPHGYEGQVRPRSGLAIKVGLTIVNAPGTIDSDYRGELKVLMVNLGGEPVSIHRGDRIAQLLITPVVRALFTESDILSVSNRGDGGFGSTGA